A region from the Sutcliffiella horikoshii genome encodes:
- the trpS gene encoding tryptophan--tRNA ligase, translating to MKTIFSGIQPSGNVTLGNYIGAMKQFVELQNDYNSYFCIVDQHAITVQQDPQELRRNIRKLAALYLAIGLDPEKATLFIQSEVPAHAQLGWMMQCVAYIGELERMTQFKDKSTGKEAVTAGLLTYPPLMAADILLYNTDVVPVGEDQKQHLELTRDLAERFNKKYRDILTVPEVKIAKVGARIMSLTEPTKKMSKSDPNLKSFISLLDSPKQLEKKIKSAVTDSEGIVRYDKENKPGVSNLLSIYSILANKTIEELEVQYEGKGYGDFKGDLANVVVEALEPIQTKYNDLIESDKLDAILDEGAERANRVAMKTLKKIENAMGLGRKRR from the coding sequence ATGAAAACAATTTTCTCAGGGATTCAACCAAGTGGGAATGTAACGCTTGGTAACTACATCGGAGCAATGAAGCAGTTTGTCGAACTGCAAAACGATTACAACAGTTACTTCTGTATCGTGGACCAACACGCAATTACAGTTCAACAGGATCCACAGGAGCTACGCAGAAATATCCGAAAGCTAGCTGCTCTATACCTTGCGATCGGCCTTGACCCAGAAAAAGCAACACTTTTTATTCAATCAGAAGTACCTGCGCACGCTCAACTTGGATGGATGATGCAATGCGTTGCGTATATCGGTGAATTGGAAAGAATGACACAATTTAAGGATAAATCAACAGGGAAGGAAGCCGTAACGGCGGGATTACTTACTTATCCACCATTAATGGCTGCAGATATCCTACTTTACAACACAGATGTTGTTCCCGTTGGAGAAGACCAAAAACAACATCTTGAATTGACAAGAGATCTTGCAGAACGTTTTAATAAAAAATACAGAGATATCCTGACTGTTCCAGAAGTTAAGATTGCAAAAGTCGGTGCGAGAATCATGTCTCTAACAGAGCCAACAAAGAAAATGAGTAAATCAGATCCAAATCTTAAGTCTTTTATCTCCTTATTGGATTCGCCCAAGCAACTGGAGAAAAAAATTAAGAGTGCAGTAACCGACTCTGAAGGAATTGTTCGTTACGATAAAGAAAACAAACCCGGAGTTTCCAATCTACTTTCTATCTATTCTATTTTGGCCAACAAAACGATTGAGGAATTGGAAGTTCAATATGAAGGAAAAGGATATGGAGACTTTAAAGGTGACCTTGCCAATGTAGTAGTTGAAGCTCTTGAACCTATTCAAACGAAGTACAATGATCTTATTGAATCAGACAAACTCGATGCCATCCTTGATGAAGGTGCCGAACGCGCAAACCGTGTTGCCATGAAAACACTTAAGAAAATTGAAAATGCAATGGGCCTAGGCCGCAAACGCCGTTAA
- a CDS encoding ABC transporter ATP-binding protein, which yields MTATEIKSEKTLTETSSDNILEVRGLKKYFPIKAGLLQKHVGDVKAVDDLNFYIKKGETLGLVGESGCGKSTTGRTIIRLYEPTEGNIIFKGRDIATMSESELRKTVRKDIQMVFQDPFATLNPRKTLRSILKEPYNTHNLFTKKEREEKVQELLAKVGLDPSFINRYPHEFSGGQRQRIGIARALALNPELIIADEAVSALDVSIQAQIINLMQDLQKEMGLSYIFISHDLSVVRHISDRVGVMYLGRMMELATKQDLYSEPLHPYTQALLSAVPSTRRKGQVKRERIVLKGELPSPANPPTGCVFHTRCPAAMDVCKQIIPQFKEVKPDHFVACHLYE from the coding sequence ATGACTGCAACCGAGATTAAATCAGAAAAGACTTTAACGGAAACAAGTTCTGACAATATCCTTGAAGTAAGAGGTTTGAAGAAATACTTTCCAATTAAAGCAGGATTATTACAAAAGCATGTAGGGGATGTAAAAGCGGTTGATGACCTAAACTTTTATATTAAAAAAGGTGAAACATTAGGACTTGTTGGTGAATCTGGATGTGGAAAATCCACAACAGGAAGAACCATCATCAGACTATACGAACCTACAGAAGGAAACATCATATTCAAGGGAAGAGATATTGCGACAATGAGTGAAAGCGAACTTAGAAAAACGGTTCGTAAAGACATTCAAATGGTCTTCCAAGACCCGTTCGCGACGCTTAACCCAAGAAAAACATTAAGATCAATCCTAAAAGAACCATATAACACGCATAACTTGTTCACTAAAAAAGAGCGTGAAGAAAAAGTGCAAGAATTACTGGCAAAAGTGGGATTAGATCCAAGTTTTATCAACCGTTACCCACATGAGTTTTCCGGAGGACAACGTCAACGTATCGGGATTGCTAGAGCCCTTGCCTTAAATCCGGAATTGATTATTGCCGATGAAGCAGTATCTGCACTGGATGTATCTATACAAGCCCAAATTATCAATCTTATGCAAGACCTTCAGAAAGAAATGGGACTATCTTATATCTTTATCTCGCATGATTTAAGTGTAGTTCGTCATATTAGTGACAGGGTCGGCGTAATGTATTTAGGGCGGATGATGGAACTAGCTACCAAGCAAGATTTATATAGTGAACCACTTCATCCTTACACTCAAGCTTTATTATCTGCTGTTCCTTCTACTCGCCGCAAAGGGCAAGTGAAGAGAGAGCGGATCGTTCTAAAGGGTGAATTACCAAGCCCGGCTAACCCGCCGACTGGTTGTGTATTCCATACACGATGTCCAGCAGCAATGGACGTTTGTAAGCAGATTATTCCTCAATTCAAAGAGGTTAAACCAGATCATTTTGTTGCTTGTCACCTATATGAATAG
- a CDS encoding ABC transporter ATP-binding protein codes for MSALLEVRNLKTHFFRKKQAIPAVDGVDISIKKGETVALVGESGSGKSITSLSIMGLVPSPGGKIVDGEILFDGQDLVKLTENQLCKVRGNDISMIFQEPMTSLNPVLTIGEQITEVLILHQKMTKTAAMKKAIEMLEVVGFSRAAEIVNDYPHRLSGGMRQRVMIAMAMSCNPKLLIADEPTTALDVTIQAQILDLMKDLSHKFDTSILLITHDLGVVSEVADRVVVMYCGQVVEEASVDDLFEEPLHPYTNGLMGSIPDIEGDISRLQSIDGNVPPPTNLPQGCRFAPRCPKAFDRCHSEVPELLKRSGNRSVRCFLYEGEEAK; via the coding sequence ATGTCAGCTTTATTGGAAGTGAGAAACCTAAAAACTCACTTTTTTAGAAAAAAGCAAGCTATTCCAGCTGTAGATGGTGTAGATATCTCCATTAAAAAAGGAGAGACTGTAGCACTCGTTGGAGAATCAGGATCTGGTAAATCTATTACTTCCCTATCTATTATGGGTCTTGTTCCAAGCCCAGGAGGAAAAATCGTTGATGGAGAAATTCTATTCGACGGACAGGATCTTGTGAAACTGACAGAAAACCAATTATGTAAAGTTCGCGGAAACGATATTTCCATGATCTTTCAGGAACCGATGACATCATTGAATCCTGTTTTAACAATCGGTGAGCAAATTACCGAAGTATTAATTCTTCATCAAAAAATGACTAAAACAGCAGCAATGAAAAAAGCGATTGAAATGTTAGAAGTTGTAGGATTTTCAAGAGCAGCTGAAATTGTCAATGATTATCCGCACCGTCTTTCAGGTGGTATGAGACAAAGGGTAATGATCGCGATGGCGATGAGCTGTAATCCAAAGTTATTAATTGCGGATGAGCCAACAACAGCGCTGGATGTTACCATTCAAGCTCAAATACTAGATTTAATGAAAGACCTTAGCCATAAATTTGACACTTCCATCTTGTTAATTACACATGACTTAGGGGTTGTATCAGAAGTAGCTGATAGAGTAGTAGTTATGTATTGTGGTCAAGTGGTAGAAGAAGCGTCAGTTGACGATTTGTTCGAAGAGCCGCTGCATCCATACACAAATGGTTTGATGGGGTCCATCCCTGATATTGAAGGAGATATTTCTCGCCTTCAATCTATCGATGGTAACGTACCACCGCCAACCAATTTACCACAGGGCTGTCGTTTTGCCCCACGCTGTCCAAAAGCATTCGATCGTTGTCATAGCGAAGTTCCTGAACTTCTTAAGCGAAGCGGAAACCGCTCTGTTCGATGCTTCTTATACGAAGGCGAGGAGGCGAAATAA
- a CDS encoding YjbA family protein — MLYLHDVWVNWFEGEENGYNVCHFHEWRKDDSVELLDQVPLLKVDSVLFHYIENDLQELPSSLLEDIFQKSYIRKNHERIQLDYCFVVTDGQGILAVDTIGYNIPIRKSRLIPRQEQLVYDMVENHDFQMYSFSPTSKSQKDYHILSPSPDIMNGLTRKERQLKQLLFMALDQLRSTCNVAEIRYWYTEWNPIHYREIQSMSFEEVWSQLLEETREGWSEKHQTFCEHLVKGQPFFEKLWELEQHPKVN; from the coding sequence ATGTTGTATCTTCATGACGTATGGGTAAATTGGTTTGAAGGAGAAGAAAACGGTTATAATGTTTGTCATTTTCATGAGTGGAGGAAGGACGATAGTGTAGAATTGTTGGACCAAGTTCCTCTATTGAAAGTAGATTCTGTTTTGTTTCATTATATTGAAAACGACCTCCAAGAGCTGCCTTCATCTTTGCTGGAAGATATTTTTCAAAAAAGCTACATTCGCAAAAACCATGAGAGAATTCAACTGGACTACTGCTTTGTTGTAACAGATGGACAGGGAATATTAGCTGTTGATACGATCGGTTATAATATTCCAATTCGCAAAAGTAGATTGATTCCACGGCAAGAACAACTAGTATATGATATGGTGGAAAACCATGATTTTCAAATGTATTCTTTCTCACCAACTAGCAAATCGCAAAAAGATTATCATATTTTATCCCCATCACCAGATATAATGAACGGTTTGACTAGAAAAGAAAGACAATTGAAGCAACTTCTTTTTATGGCATTGGATCAATTAAGGTCAACTTGCAATGTTGCTGAAATTAGATATTGGTATACGGAATGGAACCCTATTCATTACCGAGAAATTCAGTCGATGAGTTTTGAGGAAGTCTGGTCACAGTTGCTTGAGGAAACAAGGGAAGGTTGGTCTGAAAAACATCAGACATTCTGTGAGCATTTGGTAAAAGGTCAGCCGTTCTTTGAGAAGTTGTGGGAGTTGGAGCAACACCCGAAAGTTAATTAA
- a CDS encoding peptide-binding protein: MKQKSLLLIVLTLVLSLFLAACSGSNNAGTNTNNTNNTNNAAGENNGEAAEEDEEATNEPVQGGDLVIGSTGSPTMFNPLYSADTASSAIEGFIFDGLLTSDTSFETKLNMAESWDISEDDLVHTLKIKDGIKFHDGEALTADDVVFTLSIPLNEDYDGPRAGYFEKIESVEKVDDLTVKVTLNAVDPTIHIALGYPILPEHILGEVPVAELGEYTEFNTKAPIGAGPFKFETWEDGQFVKVVANDDYWDGRPYLDSLTYRIIPDADALMTALAAGDIQYYTVPSTDIATVQEWEANGDLKIESGLALSYTYLGYNLRNPLFQDVKVRQALTHALDRELIVESVMNGDGEVADVPESPLSWAYDEDVPRFEYDVEKAKAMLEEAGWTPGADGTLEKDGQKFEFTLKTNQGNKVREDIAVVVQEQFAELGIKVTPDIMEWSAFLADIDPPKWNFDAIILGWALSTDPDPSGIFHSKEIEEGLNFVGWSNPEADKLMDEANLTMDRDERAAKIQEINRIIAEEQPYTFLYYPNAHRAMPTELEGFEFHARDEFYNISKWWLNTAN; the protein is encoded by the coding sequence GTGAAACAAAAATCATTACTACTTATCGTTTTAACGTTAGTTCTGTCCTTGTTCCTTGCTGCTTGTAGCGGATCGAACAATGCAGGTACAAATACTAACAACACAAACAACACTAACAATGCAGCTGGTGAAAACAATGGTGAAGCGGCTGAAGAAGATGAAGAAGCTACAAATGAGCCTGTACAAGGTGGAGATCTTGTAATTGGTTCTACTGGTAGCCCGACAATGTTCAACCCACTTTACTCTGCAGATACTGCAAGTTCTGCAATTGAAGGTTTCATTTTTGACGGATTATTAACGAGCGACACTTCTTTTGAAACAAAATTGAACATGGCTGAAAGCTGGGATATCTCTGAAGATGACCTAGTTCACACGCTAAAAATCAAAGACGGCATCAAGTTCCACGATGGCGAAGCTCTAACTGCTGATGACGTTGTCTTCACTCTAAGCATTCCTTTAAACGAAGACTATGATGGTCCTCGTGCTGGTTACTTCGAGAAAATCGAATCAGTTGAAAAAGTTGACGATTTAACTGTTAAAGTAACTCTTAATGCTGTAGATCCTACAATCCACATCGCATTAGGTTACCCAATCCTTCCTGAGCACATCTTAGGAGAAGTTCCAGTTGCTGAACTTGGTGAGTACACTGAATTCAACACTAAAGCCCCAATCGGAGCAGGTCCATTCAAATTCGAAACTTGGGAAGATGGACAATTTGTTAAAGTTGTAGCAAATGATGACTACTGGGATGGTCGTCCATACTTAGATTCTTTAACTTACCGCATTATTCCTGATGCTGACGCATTAATGACTGCTTTAGCAGCTGGCGATATCCAATACTATACTGTTCCTTCAACGGACATTGCAACAGTTCAAGAATGGGAAGCTAACGGAGACCTTAAAATCGAGTCTGGTTTAGCATTATCTTACACTTACTTAGGGTACAACCTACGTAACCCATTATTCCAAGATGTAAAAGTACGTCAAGCTCTTACTCACGCACTTGACCGTGAGCTTATCGTTGAATCTGTAATGAACGGTGACGGTGAAGTTGCTGATGTTCCTGAGTCTCCACTTAGCTGGGCTTATGACGAAGATGTTCCACGTTTTGAGTACGATGTAGAAAAAGCAAAAGCAATGCTTGAAGAAGCTGGATGGACTCCAGGTGCTGACGGAACTCTTGAAAAAGACGGTCAGAAATTTGAGTTCACTTTAAAAACTAACCAAGGTAACAAAGTTCGTGAAGATATCGCTGTAGTAGTTCAAGAGCAGTTCGCTGAGCTTGGAATCAAAGTTACTCCAGATATCATGGAATGGTCTGCATTCTTGGCTGACATCGATCCTCCAAAATGGAACTTCGATGCTATCATCCTAGGATGGGCTCTATCTACAGATCCAGATCCAAGTGGAATCTTCCACTCTAAAGAAATCGAAGAAGGTTTGAACTTCGTTGGTTGGTCTAACCCAGAAGCTGATAAGTTAATGGACGAAGCTAACCTAACAATGGATCGTGACGAGCGTGCTGCTAAGATCCAAGAAATCAACAGAATCATTGCTGAAGAGCAACCATATACTTTCTTGTACTATCCAAATGCACACCGTGCAATGCCTACTGAGCTAGAAGGCTTTGAGTTCCATGCAAGAGATGAGTTCTACAACATCAGCAAATGGTGGTTAAACACAGCTAACTAA
- a CDS encoding ABC transporter permease, with product MISYIIRRCLMAIPLLFGITVLSFAIIQMAPGGPTSLMMDPNISKEDMKKFEERYGLNDPIHEQYFTWVSNMATGDFGESLIRRGVPVSEMIMNRLPNTLLLMIVSTVLAVIVAIPFGVISARKQYSLTDYTVTVTSFLGLATPNFWIGLVLIMVFAVQLQWLPTGGVATLNAEFSILDRIHHLILPAFVLATADMAGLTRYTRSSMLEVLKQDYMRTARAKGLKENKVTYKHGLRNGLIPVITIFGLMLPGFIGGSVIVEKIFAWPGIGLLFFDSAFQRDYPVIMALTVISAVFVVIGNLVADILYAIFDPRIEY from the coding sequence ATGATCTCATATATCATCCGCCGTTGTTTAATGGCGATTCCCCTATTATTCGGTATTACAGTATTATCCTTTGCCATTATCCAAATGGCACCAGGTGGTCCTACCTCTTTAATGATGGATCCGAATATTAGTAAAGAAGATATGAAGAAATTTGAAGAACGATATGGATTAAATGATCCAATACACGAGCAATATTTTACATGGGTATCAAACATGGCGACAGGGGATTTTGGTGAGTCATTAATCCGCCGTGGAGTGCCAGTTAGTGAAATGATTATGAATCGTCTGCCTAATACATTATTACTAATGATTGTTTCAACTGTATTGGCAGTAATTGTAGCAATTCCGTTTGGAGTTATTTCCGCTAGAAAGCAGTACAGTCTAACTGATTATACTGTTACAGTTACATCTTTCCTTGGTCTGGCAACACCTAACTTCTGGATAGGTTTAGTTCTAATCATGGTATTTGCTGTGCAGCTGCAATGGCTTCCTACCGGTGGGGTAGCTACCTTGAATGCTGAATTCAGCATACTTGATAGAATACATCACTTAATATTGCCTGCATTCGTATTAGCAACAGCTGATATGGCAGGGCTAACGAGGTATACACGTTCTAGTATGCTTGAAGTTTTGAAGCAAGACTATATGCGTACAGCAAGAGCAAAAGGATTAAAAGAAAACAAAGTAACATATAAACACGGTTTACGTAATGGATTGATTCCAGTAATTACGATTTTTGGTTTAATGCTACCCGGTTTCATTGGGGGATCGGTTATTGTTGAAAAAATATTTGCTTGGCCTGGTATTGGATTGTTATTCTTTGATTCCGCCTTCCAGCGTGACTATCCAGTAATTATGGCACTAACAGTTATCTCAGCGGTCTTTGTAGTTATCGGAAACTTGGTTGCCGATATCCTATATGCAATTTTTGACCCGAGAATTGAGTACTAG
- a CDS encoding DUF2268 domain-containing protein, protein MSIIHTDRWLEEDYHQPLNISKKLLKYFEDVTAAELYDYLIMHGMYRPVRDGKGTVEKLKTLDCWNIVLGEWKRLKKLWNGPDIPIFIFPSDKHNNQMKRDFKGKAGVAFKDKLFLFLPEDIEVNEMKALLTHEYNHICVLSKNNRKDDQYTLLDSVLIEGLAESAVKSLVGKEYTSSWTSYYTDKELENFLNKYIIPNKEVKKSERDHMKLLYGKGFYPKMLGYCVGYYLIQKILKEEKITYRALMSKSLSEIAKLSFE, encoded by the coding sequence ATGAGTATTATTCATACGGATAGATGGTTGGAAGAAGACTATCACCAGCCATTGAACATTTCCAAGAAATTGCTGAAGTACTTTGAGGACGTAACTGCAGCGGAACTATACGATTATCTAATTATGCATGGGATGTATCGACCGGTCAGGGATGGAAAAGGGACGGTTGAAAAATTAAAGACATTGGATTGCTGGAATATTGTCTTAGGAGAATGGAAACGGTTAAAGAAACTTTGGAATGGACCGGATATCCCGATTTTCATCTTTCCTTCGGATAAACACAATAACCAAATGAAAAGGGATTTCAAAGGAAAAGCCGGGGTAGCATTCAAAGATAAACTGTTCTTATTTCTACCGGAGGATATTGAAGTGAACGAAATGAAGGCATTGTTGACTCATGAATATAACCATATATGTGTACTCTCCAAGAACAACAGAAAAGATGATCAATATACGCTTTTAGATTCTGTACTAATTGAAGGTCTTGCGGAAAGTGCGGTAAAAAGCTTAGTAGGAAAAGAATATACCTCTAGCTGGACTTCTTACTACACGGATAAAGAACTTGAAAATTTCCTAAACAAATATATAATTCCCAACAAAGAAGTGAAAAAGAGCGAAAGGGATCATATGAAACTACTATATGGAAAAGGATTTTATCCGAAAATGCTTGGTTATTGTGTGGGATACTACCTTATTCAAAAAATATTAAAAGAGGAGAAAATTACCTATAGAGCATTAATGTCAAAGAGCCTTTCTGAGATAGCAAAGCTATCATTTGAATAA
- the opp4C gene encoding oligopeptide ABC transporter permease — MQTQPSTQPTNQSLNPNIKKKPDTLTKITISKFMKNKLAVIGAVLLFIIITLALFAPLIAQFEPQKQSLLNKLQTPGGEHWLGTDRYGRDVFSRILFGARVSLLVGFASVAGSITIGTVIGAVAGYFGGKIDAVLMRIVDVIISIPTIFLLITLVTIFQPGVDKLILIFALTGWTFTARLVRGEFLSLRTREFVLASKTIGTRSHTIIFSHILPNAMGPIIVSATLGVGGVILAESALSYLGLGIQPPTPSWGNMLQDAQNFTIMLKHWWYPLFPGLMILITVLSFNFVGDGLRDALDPKTLD, encoded by the coding sequence ATGCAAACTCAACCATCAACTCAACCAACTAACCAATCGTTAAACCCCAATATTAAGAAAAAACCTGATACATTAACGAAAATAACGATTAGTAAATTTATGAAGAATAAACTTGCTGTCATCGGGGCAGTACTTCTCTTCATAATCATCACACTAGCACTATTTGCACCACTTATTGCACAGTTTGAACCGCAAAAGCAAAGCTTATTGAACAAATTACAGACTCCAGGTGGAGAACATTGGCTTGGAACGGACAGATATGGTCGTGATGTATTTTCACGTATCCTGTTCGGAGCTAGAGTATCACTACTAGTTGGATTTGCTTCTGTAGCAGGTTCTATTACAATTGGAACAGTTATTGGTGCGGTTGCCGGTTATTTCGGCGGAAAAATTGATGCAGTTCTAATGCGTATCGTAGACGTTATCATTTCCATTCCAACTATTTTCTTGCTAATCACATTGGTTACAATCTTCCAACCAGGTGTGGACAAGCTAATCTTGATCTTCGCTTTAACTGGATGGACGTTTACAGCACGTCTTGTGCGTGGAGAGTTCTTATCACTTCGTACACGTGAATTCGTTCTTGCTTCCAAAACAATTGGAACAAGAAGTCATACAATCATCTTCTCTCATATCCTACCAAATGCGATGGGTCCAATCATCGTATCTGCAACATTAGGAGTAGGGGGAGTTATCTTGGCAGAATCCGCGTTAAGTTACTTAGGTTTAGGGATCCAACCGCCAACACCAAGTTGGGGGAACATGCTTCAGGATGCGCAAAACTTTACTATCATGTTAAAACACTGGTGGTATCCGTTATTTCCTGGGTTAATGATTTTAATAACAGTGTTAAGTTTCAACTTTGTTGGAGATGGATTACGTGATGCACTTGATCCAAAAACACTTGACTAG